A genomic window from Dechloromonas sp. A34 includes:
- a CDS encoding outer membrane lipoprotein-sorting protein, giving the protein MKRCWLWLIVGLMLPLQALALTGEEVMKKSQAAFLYPGKDFKARVVMKLINRDGAERIREMTMLRKNAGEAGGEQKYFMYFFQPADVKDMSFMIYKYPAKDDDRWMFIPAINMVKRIAAQDKRSSFVGSDFTYEDVSGRDIDDDSHVIEREEKVGSRDSYVVKSTPKGTDTDFGAKLTWVDKATFLPLKEDQYDRKGALYKQFNADEVAEVKGVPTIVKRTMKNLQTGHRSEVAYLKADYDLGIEDSLFSERFLRQPPRKWVD; this is encoded by the coding sequence ATGAAACGTTGTTGGCTGTGGCTGATCGTTGGCCTGATGCTGCCCCTGCAGGCCCTGGCCCTGACGGGCGAGGAGGTGATGAAGAAATCCCAGGCGGCCTTCCTCTACCCGGGCAAGGATTTCAAGGCGCGGGTGGTGATGAAGCTCATCAACCGGGACGGCGCCGAACGAATCCGCGAAATGACCATGTTGCGCAAGAACGCGGGCGAAGCCGGCGGCGAGCAGAAGTACTTCATGTATTTCTTCCAGCCAGCCGACGTCAAGGACATGAGCTTCATGATCTACAAGTACCCGGCCAAGGACGACGACCGCTGGATGTTCATTCCCGCCATCAACATGGTCAAGCGCATCGCCGCCCAGGACAAGCGCTCCAGCTTCGTCGGCTCGGATTTCACCTACGAGGACGTCTCCGGCCGCGATATCGACGACGATTCGCACGTTATCGAGCGCGAGGAGAAGGTCGGCAGCCGCGACAGCTACGTGGTGAAGAGCACGCCTAAGGGGACGGATACCGATTTCGGCGCCAAGCTGACGTGGGTGGATAAGGCCACCTTCCTGCCGCTCAAGGAGGACCAGTACGACCGCAAAGGTGCCCTCTACAAGCAATTCAACGCCGATGAAGTGGCCGAGGTGAAGGGGGTGCCGACCATCGTCAAGCGCACCATGAAAAACCTGCAGACCGGCCATCGCAGCGAGGTCGCCTACCTCAAGGCCGACTACGATCTGGGCATCGAGGACAGCCTGTTCTCTGAACGCTTCCTGCGCCAGCCGCCGCGCAAATGGGTTGACTGA